One window of the Flavobacteriaceae bacterium YJPT1-3 genome contains the following:
- a CDS encoding formate/nitrite transporter family protein, which yields MSTKEEEEVHQEVNEDLAAEKHKQGESKSYGSILKEQLEEGEETYDKSAGHVLMNSLTAGLEIGFSFFMLCALFYFLEGKVSEEAQFKYLTLVYPLGFILVVLGRSLLFTEQTSLLTLPVLNQKRSFRELMRLWGLVILGNLIGGYLIALVLVWIGPMLHIYDSETIESIAHHITDFPAYVILVSAVLAGWLMGLLSWLCSSTRDTISKIVIIFIITGIMAFTGLHHSIVGSIEVFSGVISGDTIGWSDYFSFQGMALLGNALGGAIFVALLRYRAYQYNSTADPD from the coding sequence ATGAGCACCAAAGAAGAAGAAGAGGTTCATCAGGAAGTCAATGAAGACCTAGCGGCCGAAAAGCACAAGCAAGGGGAATCCAAGTCCTATGGGTCGATATTAAAGGAGCAGTTAGAAGAAGGGGAAGAGACCTACGATAAGAGCGCTGGCCATGTGTTGATGAATTCGCTTACCGCAGGCCTCGAAATCGGCTTTAGCTTCTTTATGCTCTGTGCACTCTTTTATTTTTTAGAGGGCAAGGTCAGCGAGGAGGCCCAATTTAAATACCTTACCTTGGTATATCCCCTAGGCTTCATTTTAGTGGTGCTGGGCAGATCATTACTTTTTACCGAACAAACCTCATTACTTACCTTACCCGTGCTTAATCAAAAGCGAAGCTTTCGCGAACTTATGCGCTTGTGGGGTCTTGTTATTTTGGGCAACCTCATCGGTGGTTATCTCATCGCATTGGTCTTGGTATGGATAGGGCCGATGCTGCATATATACGACAGCGAAACCATTGAAAGCATTGCACATCACATCACCGATTTTCCAGCTTATGTAATTCTAGTGAGTGCCGTACTGGCCGGCTGGTTAATGGGCTTGCTGTCCTGGCTCTGCAGCAGCACGCGCGATACCATCAGTAAAATAGTGATCATCTTTATCATCACCGGGATTATGGCATTCACGGGCTTGCATCACAGTATTGTTGGAAGTATAGAGGTGTTTTCTGGAGTGATCAGTGGGGATACTATTGGCTGGAGCGATTATTTCTCATTCCAGGGAATGGCGTTGCTTGGTAATGCACTAGGAGGTGCGATCTTTGTGGCTTTATTGAGATACCGCGCGTACCAATACAATTCTACGGCAGACCCCGATTGA